One segment of Alnus glutinosa chromosome 2, dhAlnGlut1.1, whole genome shotgun sequence DNA contains the following:
- the LOC133860195 gene encoding uncharacterized protein LOC133860195 produces the protein MEGDFNTTRFPSERSGVGSVSAMRDFCDFISDQGLMDFPLAGGSYTWSISDDPPVWSRIDRFLVSPDWEDRFPEASQKRLPRLFSDHFPILLECAHSSARSRPFKFENMWLKVDGFVGLVKQWWDSFSFHGSPSFVLACKLKALKSNLKTWNVEAFGNVERNKRKLLEELQAIDIVEGSRALVEGEIQKKLEVVNSISSNPAEIGEHVVQFYQDLFSEKHSWRPRLDDLSFDAILESEASSAKIRALRVLLLLFEAVSGLKVNLAKSSIIPVGNVDNVEYTFQMKMRETFRTAIEVKDRKQYWKFESFVQI, from the exons atGGAGGGAGATTTCAATACTACTAGGTTTCCTAGCGAAAGATCTGGAGTTGGTAGTGTGTCTGCCATGAGGGACTTTTGTGATTTCATCTCTGACCAGGGTCTGATGGATTTTCCTCTTGCTGGAGGTTCTTATACGTGGTCGATTTCCGATGATCCTCCTGTTTGGTCCAGAATTGATCGTTTTCTTGTCTCTCCTGATTGGGAAGATAGGTTTCCTGAGGCGTCTCAGAAGAGGCTTCCCCGCCTTTTCTCTGACCATTTTCCTATTCTCCTGGAATGTGCTCACTCTTCTGCAAGAAGtaggccgttcaagtttgagaatatgtggctcaaGGTGGATGGTTTTGTGGGGTTGGTGAAACAGTGGTGGGACTCATTCTCTTTTCATGGCTCTCCTAGCTTTGTGCTTGCATGTAAATTAAAGGCTCTCAAGTCGAATTTGAAGACGTGGAATGTGGAGgcctttggtaatgtggagaggaacaagagaaagcttctTGAGGAGCTTCAGGCGATTGATATAGTGGAAGGAAGTAGGGCTTTGGTTGAGGGGGAGATTCAAAAGAAGCTGGAGGTCGTCA attccatttcttctaatcCGGCAGAGATAGGGGAGCATGTGGTTCAGTTCTATCAAGATCTCTTCTCGGAGAAGCATAGTTGGAGGCCTCGGttggatgatctttcctttgatgcCATCTTAGAGTCAGAAGCAAG CTCCGCCAAGATTCGGGCTTTGCGAGTTCTCTTGCTCTTATTCGAGGCTGTGTCGGGGCTTAAGGTTAATTTGGCAaaatccagcattattccagtgggAAATGTCGATAATGTGG AATATACATTTCAAATGAAGATGCGAGAAACATTTAGGACTGCCATTGAAGTGAAAGATAGGAAACAATACTGGAAATTTGAGAGCTTTGTGCAGATCTGA
- the LOC133860716 gene encoding putative disease resistance protein RGA1, with translation MPRGLGKLTALRTLSIFSLGKKGSFVPKQKGGLGDLDGLDELRGSLCITGLKHLRSSPLEARAANLERKQFLRILELRWLYHLEPDYLKDDSDDKANVNDEQLLQNLRPHPNLKELMIKGYAGERFSDWASSLSNLVKITISDCKWCQHIPPLDRFPFLKDLDLWNLSELEYISNDACDVSSSSLRRLLLRRLPKLRGWWRMREAVTTEHEQNYNLPLFPSFPSLSSLIIQECPIRSIMADVAPGSQTTPSSSSLFSTLSKLKSLSLSVLEELEYLPEEWLQNLTSLEVLKIRECPKLQISMSPLFQHLAALEYLEIENCKELISNEDEEGAQCLGPTTLRHLQIKEVTNLVSLPKELRHATALQLLNIENCPSLVSLPEWIADLTSLRRLQIYECDNLISLPEGMHCLTSLDHLTIASCPRLEERCKKEIGEDWPKIAHIPKFSNEWDQAIFYISEYRD, from the coding sequence ATGCCGCGTGGACTGGGAAAGTTGACCGCTCTCCGAACACTGTCTATTTTTAGTTTAGGGAAGAAGGGAAGTTTTGTTCCAAAGCAGAAGGGGGGGCTAGGCGATCTGGATGGTTTAGATGAGTTGAGAGGAAGCTTATGTATTACGGGTTTAAAGCACTTGAGATCTTCTCCATTAGAAGCCAGGGCTGCAAACTTGGAGAGGAAACAATTCCTTCGAATATTGGAATTAAGATGGCTCTATCATCTTGAACCTGATTATTTGAAGGATGATAGCGATGATAAGGCAAATGTAAATGATGAACAACTGTTGCAAAACCTTCGGCCACAcccaaatttgaaagaattaatGATAAAAGGGTATGCAGGCGAGAGGTTTTCCGACTGGGCGTCCTCGCTCTCGAATTTGGTTAAAATTACCATAAGCGATTGTAAATGGTGTCAACATATCCCACCATTGGACCGATTCCCTTTTCTCAAGGATCTTGATCTTTGGAATTTGAGTGAGCTGGAGTACATAAGCAATGATGCCTGTGACGTGTCCTCTTCTTCCCTCCGACGTCTCTTGCTTAGGAGATTGCCAAAGTTGAGGGGATGGTGGAGAATGAGGGAAGCAGTAACAACAGAGCATGAGCAAAATTATAATCTTCCATTATTCCCATCATTTCCAAGTCTTTCTTCCTTAATTATCCAAGAGTGCCCTATAAGGTCCATAATGGCAGACGTAGCACCAGGGAGCCAAACAACACcctcctcttcctctctcttttccaCTCTCTCCAAATTGAAGTCTCTTAGCCTTTCTGTTTTAGAGGAACTTGAATATCTGCCAGAGGAGTGGCTGCAAAACCTAACTTCTCTTGAGGTTCTGAAGATTAGGGAGTGTCCTAAACTACAAATATCCATGTCTCCACTCTTTCAACATCTCGCCGCACTTGAATATTTGGAGATTGAGAACTGCAAAGAACTTATCAGCAATGAGGATGAAGAGGGCGCGCAATGCCTTGGCCCTACAACCCTTCGTCATCTACAAATAAAAGAAGTTACAAACTTGGTGTCTCTCCCAAAGGAGCTCAGGCATGCTACCGCTCTGCAATTGCTTAACATTGAGAACTGCCCTAGTTTGGTGTCTTTGCCAGAGTGGATAGCCGACCTCACTTCACTTCGTAGACTTCAGATCTACGAATGTGACAATTTAATATCACTGCCTGAAGGGATGCATTGCCTCACCTCTCTAGATCATTTGACAATTGCGAGCTGTCCTCGCTTGGAGGAAAGATGTAAAAAAGAAATAGGAGAGGATTGGCCAAAAATTGCTCACATCCCAAAATTTTCGAATGAGTGGGACCAAGCAATCTTCTATATTTCGGAATACCGAGATTAG